A part of Planococcus sp. MB-3u-03 genomic DNA contains:
- a CDS encoding methionine/alanine import family NSS transporter small subunit, with translation MSVSAIVVMIIGMILLWGGLAASIFHAVRSSKANKAEDLG, from the coding sequence CGATTGTAGTTATGATTATCGGTATGATCCTCCTCTGGGGAGGGCTTGCAGCGAGCATTTTCCACGCTGTAAGATCGAGCAAAGCAAACAAAGCAGAAGACTTAGGATAA
- a CDS encoding YutD family protein, producing MITIEKWNYEVIEDHREGFQEEAFQNRYSDILAKYDYILGDWGYGQLRLKGFFEDSNNKASYDTKISTLQDYLYEYCNFGCSYFVLKKAGKAPEPEVQEQPEPPEAD from the coding sequence TTGATCACAATTGAAAAGTGGAATTACGAGGTGATCGAGGATCATCGCGAAGGATTTCAGGAAGAAGCATTCCAGAACAGGTACAGTGATATTCTGGCCAAATACGATTACATCCTGGGCGACTGGGGATACGGGCAGCTTCGCCTTAAAGGTTTTTTTGAAGATAGCAATAACAAAGCAAGCTATGACACGAAGATCAGCACGCTACAGGATTATTTATATGAATACTGCAATTTCGGCTGCTCTTACTTCGTCTTGAAAAAGGCTGGAAAAGCGCCGGAACCAGAAGTGCAGGAACAACCGGAACCCCCCGAGGCGGATTAA
- a CDS encoding DUF86 domain-containing protein yields the protein MYFIDRGKIKEAITYMDALIALYEENGQWNSLKDQLALERLALGAIEAVIDVGNSMIDGFIMRDPGSYEDIIDILVDEKVITEEMDQPLKELVGLRKMLVREFIAVDHTEIKRVMDAQLDSLKQFGPKVAHYLEHELGPVSAFIPENDNGKN from the coding sequence ATGTATTTTATCGACCGCGGAAAAATCAAGGAAGCCATCACGTATATGGATGCGCTCATCGCTTTATATGAAGAGAATGGCCAGTGGAATTCGTTGAAAGACCAATTGGCTTTGGAGCGTCTGGCACTCGGGGCGATTGAAGCGGTGATCGATGTCGGGAATTCAATGATCGATGGTTTTATTATGCGCGATCCGGGTAGTTACGAAGATATCATCGATATATTGGTGGATGAAAAAGTGATCACCGAAGAAATGGACCAGCCCTTGAAAGAACTCGTCGGCCTGCGCAAGATGCTTGTACGAGAATTCATTGCGGTCGACCATACAGAAATCAAGCGCGTAATGGATGCGCAGTTAGACAGCCTGAAACAATTCGGCCCTAAAGTGGCCCATTATCTTGAACATGAACTTGGGCCGGTCTCTGCGTTCATTCCGGAGAACGACAATGGAAAAAATTAA
- a CDS encoding HAD-IIA family hydrolase, producing MEKIKRYKAYCLDLDGTVYRGEAPVQEAAQFVSRLQQQGIEAFYVTNNASKTQGQLYEKLKRVGVNADKSRIMSSAVAAAKYIKRWYPGRTVYLIGSDGLKEALDAEGIDCVEKQADIVLMGLDPQITYEKLSRACLEVQRGAVFLSTNQDLAYPTEEGFCQATGP from the coding sequence ATGGAAAAAATTAAGCGCTATAAGGCGTATTGCCTGGATCTGGATGGTACGGTGTACCGGGGCGAGGCGCCGGTTCAGGAAGCTGCGCAATTTGTCAGCCGCTTGCAACAACAAGGCATCGAAGCTTTTTATGTCACGAACAACGCCTCCAAAACGCAAGGGCAATTATATGAAAAGCTGAAAAGGGTCGGTGTCAATGCCGATAAATCGCGCATTATGTCATCAGCGGTCGCGGCGGCAAAATACATCAAGCGTTGGTACCCGGGCCGCACGGTTTACCTGATCGGTTCAGATGGCTTGAAGGAAGCGCTTGATGCGGAAGGAATCGACTGCGTCGAGAAACAGGCAGACATCGTCCTGATGGGGCTCGACCCACAGATTACTTACGAGAAACTATCGCGCGCTTGCCTTGAGGTGCAAAGAGGAGCAGTATTCTTGTCGACCAACCAGGACTTGGCATATCCAACGGAAGAAGGGTTTTGCCAGGCAACGGGGCCATAA
- a CDS encoding HAD hydrolase-like protein, which translates to MPGNGAITAVVSKAADVDPVFIGKPEIHMLEAIQHEWGFEKGEMVMIGDNYDTDIQAGIRFGIDTVHVNTGVTPMDAVMQKDHPATHMLENLSFWKH; encoded by the coding sequence TTGCCAGGCAACGGGGCCATAACAGCTGTCGTATCCAAAGCGGCAGACGTCGACCCGGTATTTATCGGCAAGCCGGAAATCCATATGCTCGAAGCCATCCAGCATGAATGGGGATTCGAGAAAGGGGAAATGGTGATGATCGGGGATAATTATGACACCGATATTCAAGCGGGCATCCGCTTCGGTATTGATACTGTCCATGTCAACACTGGAGTGACCCCGATGGATGCCGTTATGCAAAAAGACCATCCTGCGACGCACATGCTAGAGAACCTCAGTTTTTGGAAGCATTAA
- a CDS encoding YuzB family protein has protein sequence MNPIIEFCMSNLANGSEESFAKLEQDPNLDVLEYGCLSYCSQCAESLFALVNGEIVEADSPEELTKKIYEFIEENPLF, from the coding sequence ATGAACCCGATTATAGAATTTTGCATGAGTAATCTCGCCAATGGTTCAGAAGAGTCTTTTGCAAAATTAGAACAGGACCCGAATTTGGACGTGCTCGAATATGGTTGTTTAAGCTACTGCAGCCAATGTGCCGAATCCTTGTTTGCACTCGTGAACGGTGAAATTGTGGAAGCGGACAGCCCTGAAGAGCTGACCAAGAAAATATATGAGTTCATAGAAGAAAACCCGTTATTTTAA
- a CDS encoding NAD(P)/FAD-dependent oxidoreductase, whose amino-acid sequence MKKLVLLGGGYGNMRVLLRLLPNNFPQDMEIILIDRTPFHSMKTEFYALAAGTESDQEVRVPFPEHERLKIVNGEIREIGLEEKCIFLEDGQRIAYDELIIGLGCIDKYHGVPGADEFTYSIQTIGNSRKTYEALLGLKSGATVGVVGAGLSGIELASELRESRSDLQIKLFDRSPRILRDFPERLSNFVKKWFDNNNVDVVSNSNITKVEPNLLHNHEETIPVDAVVWTAGIQPVKPVRDLNLESDGSGRIIINQYHQLPNDENVYVVGDCAALPMAPSAQLAEEQAEQIVKVLRMKWKGEELPETMPEIKLKGFLGSLGKKQGFAYLADRTVTGRIARLMKSGVLWMYKWHNG is encoded by the coding sequence ATGAAGAAATTAGTCTTACTAGGTGGCGGCTACGGCAATATGCGGGTCTTGCTTCGGCTCTTGCCGAATAATTTCCCGCAGGATATGGAAATTATTCTCATTGACCGTACACCTTTTCACAGTATGAAAACTGAGTTTTACGCCCTGGCTGCAGGGACCGAATCCGACCAGGAAGTGCGTGTGCCGTTTCCGGAGCACGAACGCCTGAAAATCGTCAATGGCGAGATTCGGGAAATCGGCCTTGAGGAAAAATGCATCTTCCTCGAAGATGGCCAGCGCATCGCATACGATGAATTGATCATCGGGCTCGGCTGTATCGATAAATACCACGGTGTTCCGGGGGCAGATGAATTCACCTACAGCATCCAAACTATCGGCAACTCGCGGAAAACCTATGAAGCCTTGCTTGGATTGAAATCAGGCGCGACTGTCGGCGTCGTCGGTGCTGGGCTTAGCGGCATCGAACTCGCCAGTGAACTACGCGAAAGCCGCAGTGACCTGCAAATCAAGCTGTTCGACCGCAGCCCGCGGATTTTGCGCGACTTCCCGGAACGTCTCAGCAATTTCGTCAAGAAATGGTTCGATAATAATAACGTTGATGTCGTGTCCAATTCGAACATCACGAAAGTGGAGCCGAACCTTCTCCACAACCACGAAGAAACGATTCCGGTCGACGCAGTCGTCTGGACGGCGGGTATCCAGCCGGTCAAGCCGGTACGCGACTTGAATCTGGAAAGCGACGGCAGTGGGCGCATCATCATCAACCAATACCACCAATTGCCGAACGATGAAAATGTCTATGTCGTCGGCGATTGTGCGGCACTTCCGATGGCGCCTTCTGCACAGCTGGCGGAAGAACAAGCCGAACAGATCGTCAAAGTGCTGCGCATGAAATGGAAAGGCGAGGAATTGCCTGAAACAATGCCAGAGATCAAGCTAAAAGGCTTCCTCGGCTCGCTCGGGAAAAAACAAGGCTTTGCCTACCTCGCAGACCGCACCGTCACCGGACGCATTGCGCGTTTGATGAAATCGGGCGTCTTGTGGATGTACAAATGGCATAATGGGTAA
- a CDS encoding YuzD family protein, whose product MTKIPNIEVYGTDQICASCVNAPSSKDTYEWLEAAISRKYKDQPFSISYIDIEKPLQDAKQQEYAERILEDEFFYPLVLIEGEVVGEGYIQLKPVYQELEKHGFAAAE is encoded by the coding sequence ATGACAAAAATCCCGAACATCGAAGTTTACGGAACCGACCAGATCTGCGCCAGCTGTGTAAATGCCCCGTCGTCCAAGGATACCTACGAATGGCTCGAGGCCGCCATCTCGAGAAAATACAAAGACCAACCATTTTCAATAAGCTATATCGATATTGAGAAACCGCTGCAAGATGCCAAGCAGCAAGAGTATGCGGAGCGCATCTTGGAAGATGAATTTTTCTACCCGCTTGTGCTAATCGAAGGCGAAGTGGTCGGTGAAGGCTATATTCAATTGAAGCCTGTCTACCAGGAACTCGAGAAACACGGCTTTGCCGCTGCTGAATAA
- a CDS encoding NifU family protein yields the protein MTEAMMEDQVMEVLDKLRPFLLRDGGDCELVDVEDGIVKLRLLGACGSCPSSTITLKAGIERALVEEVPGVVEVEQVF from the coding sequence ATGACTGAAGCTATGATGGAAGATCAAGTAATGGAAGTCTTAGATAAATTACGGCCATTCCTTTTGCGCGACGGGGGAGACTGTGAATTGGTGGATGTAGAGGACGGTATCGTGAAGCTCCGCTTACTCGGTGCTTGCGGCAGCTGCCCAAGTTCAACAATCACATTGAAAGCGGGCATCGAACGCGCGCTTGTCGAGGAAGTTCCTGGCGTCGTTGAAGTGGAACAAGTCTTTTAA
- a CDS encoding HesB/IscA family protein, whose amino-acid sequence MTQVVEITEAASFQVKEMMRHNEEEGSFLRVAVKGGGCSGLTYGMGFEPEVAETDDQYEQHGVRILINKEDAPILQGTVVDYKQSLMGGGFTIDNPNAIASCGCGTSFRTAKKAGTPENC is encoded by the coding sequence ATGACACAAGTTGTAGAAATTACAGAAGCCGCTTCTTTCCAAGTCAAGGAAATGATGCGCCATAACGAAGAGGAAGGATCTTTCCTGCGCGTGGCTGTAAAAGGCGGCGGCTGCAGCGGGCTGACTTATGGCATGGGTTTCGAGCCGGAAGTGGCAGAAACGGACGATCAATACGAACAGCACGGCGTCCGCATCCTGATCAACAAAGAAGATGCCCCGATCCTGCAAGGGACTGTAGTGGACTATAAGCAGTCCTTGATGGGCGGCGGGTTCACGATTGACAACCCAAACGCCATCGCCTCATGCGGCTGCGGCACGAGTTTCCGCACCGCGAAAAAAGCAGGAACGCCTGAAAATTGCTGA
- a CDS encoding NAD(P)/FAD-dependent oxidoreductase produces the protein MKRPSILVLGAGYGGLTTVVNLQKEFGTDAADITLINKNEYHYESTWLHEAAAGTLLPEQVRYDIKDVIDTGKVNFVQATVEGIDVDSKKVSTDNGEFTYDYLVIGLGFEGETFGIEGLDTYALSIANVKAARYIREHIEFQFATWSTEEVKNDSRLTIVVGGAGFTGIEFLGELANRVPELCKEFDVPREKVRVICVEAAPMVLPGFDPELVDYAVGHLQAKGIEFSIGTPVVEATPEGVKIKKNDDEFEFIYAGTVVWAAGVRGNRLIEETSIESMRARIKVEKDMRAPGYSDVFIVGDCALMINEETNRPYPPTAQIAMQQGERIAKNIKALAGDGTTEEFVPNLKGTVCSLGEEDAIGVVFGKKVTGKRASFMKKMIDNRALYMIGGPGLVLKKGKFKVL, from the coding sequence TTGAAAAGACCGTCAATATTAGTATTAGGTGCAGGCTATGGTGGATTGACTACTGTAGTGAACTTGCAAAAAGAATTTGGGACAGACGCTGCGGACATTACGCTCATCAACAAAAACGAATATCATTACGAAAGCACATGGCTCCATGAAGCAGCAGCAGGTACATTGCTTCCGGAACAAGTGCGCTACGACATCAAAGACGTCATCGATACCGGCAAAGTGAATTTCGTCCAAGCCACTGTCGAAGGCATCGACGTAGACAGCAAGAAAGTTTCGACTGACAACGGGGAGTTCACATATGATTACCTTGTCATCGGGCTTGGCTTTGAAGGAGAAACATTCGGAATCGAAGGCCTTGACACATATGCGTTGTCCATCGCCAATGTCAAAGCTGCGCGCTATATCCGCGAGCACATCGAATTCCAGTTTGCGACATGGTCCACTGAAGAAGTGAAGAACGACAGCCGCTTGACGATCGTTGTCGGCGGAGCTGGATTCACAGGAATCGAATTCCTTGGGGAACTTGCAAACCGCGTGCCGGAACTTTGCAAAGAGTTCGACGTGCCGCGCGAAAAAGTACGTGTCATCTGTGTAGAAGCTGCACCGATGGTCTTGCCAGGATTCGACCCTGAATTGGTGGATTATGCAGTCGGCCATCTTCAAGCGAAAGGCATTGAATTCTCTATCGGAACGCCAGTCGTTGAAGCGACTCCTGAAGGCGTGAAGATCAAGAAGAATGATGATGAGTTCGAATTCATCTATGCCGGTACAGTCGTTTGGGCAGCAGGCGTCCGCGGGAACCGCTTGATTGAAGAAACATCCATCGAAAGCATGCGCGCGCGCATTAAAGTCGAAAAAGACATGCGTGCACCAGGCTATTCCGATGTATTCATCGTCGGTGACTGCGCATTGATGATCAACGAAGAAACAAATCGCCCGTACCCGCCAACTGCACAAATTGCGATGCAGCAAGGTGAGCGCATTGCGAAAAACATCAAAGCACTTGCAGGCGACGGTACGACAGAAGAGTTTGTTCCTAATTTGAAAGGAACTGTGTGCTCACTTGGAGAAGAAGATGCGATCGGCGTTGTCTTCGGCAAGAAAGTAACAGGCAAACGCGCGTCGTTCATGAAGAAAATGATCGATAACCGTGCATTGTACATGATCGGTGGCCCTGGATTGGTCTTGAAAAAAGGTAAATTCAAGGTACTATAA
- a CDS encoding NUDIX domain-containing protein has product MSRNKRGDVWLGAAGLVVNQRNEWLVVKKRYGGLHGKWSLPAGFVEKDETVDQAALREVKEETGIDCTVLGMIGFRSGVIKGRISDNMAVFLLRPLENEQPVIAQQEELYEAAWRSPEDLSEDQDASVMLHEMASYIVEEGFESIEDVDPGHIFGYTDYKLFFRHKY; this is encoded by the coding sequence ATGTCGAGAAACAAAAGGGGAGATGTCTGGCTCGGTGCTGCCGGGCTGGTCGTAAACCAACGGAACGAATGGCTCGTCGTCAAGAAGCGCTACGGCGGGCTTCACGGGAAATGGTCGTTGCCAGCAGGGTTTGTTGAAAAAGATGAAACAGTCGACCAAGCAGCCTTGAGGGAAGTGAAAGAAGAAACCGGGATCGACTGTACGGTGCTTGGCATGATCGGTTTCCGCTCGGGGGTCATCAAGGGCAGAATCAGCGATAATATGGCGGTATTTCTGCTGCGTCCGCTTGAAAACGAACAACCCGTCATAGCGCAGCAAGAAGAACTTTACGAAGCTGCATGGCGCTCTCCGGAAGATTTGTCGGAAGATCAAGATGCCTCGGTCATGCTCCATGAAATGGCTTCATACATAGTAGAGGAAGGGTTTGAGTCGATCGAAGACGTCGACCCTGGGCATATTTTTGGCTACACAGACTATAAACTATTTTTCCGGCATAAATACTAG
- a CDS encoding YuiA family protein, whose protein sequence is MTVFKKRTTANHCPYCAGQGYFQLRLGGSETCSCCSGSGKNK, encoded by the coding sequence ATGACAGTCTTCAAGAAGAGAACTACTGCAAACCATTGCCCATACTGCGCGGGCCAAGGATATTTCCAACTACGGTTGGGCGGCTCCGAAACGTGCTCCTGCTGTTCAGGATCCGGGAAAAACAAATAA
- a CDS encoding YuiB family protein: MNSSFTIVQLIISILLFYVMFFGIGFLLNMLLRMTWLMAVVYPVVILLVIDDVGVFDYFRAPGESFSMLGETIRSLTGSDIAVLTAGFLGAVTSGIVMKILRKMGYQMF, translated from the coding sequence ATGAACAGTTCATTTACCATTGTCCAATTGATCATTTCCATCCTGCTTTTTTACGTGATGTTTTTCGGCATCGGCTTCTTGCTGAACATGCTGCTGCGCATGACGTGGCTGATGGCGGTCGTGTATCCGGTTGTCATCCTGCTCGTCATTGACGACGTTGGCGTGTTTGATTATTTTAGAGCCCCAGGCGAGTCCTTTTCGATGCTCGGGGAGACTATCCGCTCGCTAACGGGCAGCGATATTGCCGTACTGACGGCCGGCTTTCTCGGGGCAGTCACTTCTGGAATCGTCATGAAAATATTGCGCAAGATGGGGTATCAAATGTTTTGA
- a CDS encoding divergent PAP2 family protein codes for MELLSNTPLMIALFAIFFAQFVKIPIQYAVTRELNWGLFTSTGGMPSSHSAAVTSLTTAVAYEAGISSTVFAVSALFAVITMYDATGVRFQAGQQALTINRLRQDLNNFMEETRKWPSKKEEEKIEELKTLLGHKPSEVFMGALTGIALSVVFYSML; via the coding sequence ATGGAACTCTTATCCAATACGCCATTAATGATTGCGTTGTTCGCGATTTTTTTCGCCCAATTCGTTAAAATTCCCATTCAATATGCGGTCACCCGGGAATTGAATTGGGGGCTTTTCACATCGACTGGCGGAATGCCGAGTTCTCATTCTGCTGCGGTGACATCCCTAACGACCGCGGTCGCTTATGAGGCAGGCATTTCATCCACGGTATTCGCGGTGTCCGCCTTGTTTGCGGTGATCACCATGTATGACGCGACAGGGGTGCGTTTTCAGGCTGGACAACAGGCATTGACAATCAATCGCTTGCGCCAGGATTTGAATAATTTTATGGAAGAAACCCGTAAATGGCCATCGAAAAAAGAGGAAGAGAAAATTGAGGAGCTCAAAACGCTGCTCGGCCATAAACCGAGTGAAGTGTTCATGGGGGCGCTGACAGGAATTGCGCTGTCCGTTGTCTTCTATAGCATGCTCTAG
- a CDS encoding leucyl aminopeptidase — protein MEINVLKSTEQNEAEILIVGLSRHPENADGWKGLEKRFDGRLADWVKGGLSFDSNSLSIYPTLKGDIPRVLFVGIGDRKKLSEDDLRRSFGIAGKQLVKEKIRHAAIYTASFENGEVTGEQVAHLAAEGIQMGAYRFADYKTNSNEVDHRVESLSFLTEQSADAIRQAAFVGTVHAEAVNEARTLVNMPANILTPTAMAEYAQELSEAYGFETDILGRSEIEELGMGALLAVNQGSVEEPRLIVMKYKATDSFEAPLALVGKGITFDTGGYSLKPKDGIVGMKGDMGGAAAVLGAMRVIGELKPDKDVVAVIASTDNMVSGNAFKPDDVITSMSGKTIEILNTDAEGRLVLADAVTYAKQLGASQVVDVATLTGGVIVALGKDKTGALTNDGAFYEKLLDVSKKTGEFIWQLPLTESDKKRLRKSDVADLNNSPGRDGHMIFGGGFVGEFVGDTPWIHLDIAGTSHADAAHDLGPAGGTGAMVRTLALFVEKLGNKE, from the coding sequence ATGGAAATCAATGTATTGAAATCCACAGAACAGAACGAAGCAGAAATTCTAATCGTCGGCTTGAGCCGCCATCCCGAAAATGCGGATGGCTGGAAAGGCTTGGAGAAGCGCTTTGACGGACGCCTTGCTGATTGGGTCAAAGGCGGCTTGTCATTCGATTCGAACTCCCTGAGCATTTATCCTACTTTAAAAGGCGATATCCCGCGTGTGTTGTTTGTCGGGATCGGCGACCGCAAAAAATTGTCGGAAGATGATTTGCGCCGTTCGTTCGGCATAGCAGGAAAGCAGTTGGTCAAAGAAAAAATTCGCCATGCCGCCATCTATACGGCTTCTTTCGAAAATGGGGAAGTGACCGGCGAACAAGTCGCGCATCTAGCGGCTGAAGGCATCCAAATGGGCGCTTACCGCTTTGCTGATTATAAAACCAATTCCAATGAAGTGGATCACCGTGTGGAATCGCTGAGCTTTCTGACAGAACAGTCAGCAGATGCCATCCGCCAGGCAGCTTTCGTCGGCACAGTCCATGCGGAAGCAGTCAATGAAGCAAGAACGCTCGTCAATATGCCCGCGAATATCCTGACGCCAACAGCAATGGCTGAATATGCACAAGAGCTTAGCGAAGCTTACGGATTTGAAACGGATATCCTCGGTCGCAGCGAAATCGAAGAGCTCGGCATGGGCGCGCTGCTTGCAGTCAACCAAGGCTCTGTCGAAGAACCGCGTCTCATCGTCATGAAATACAAAGCGACAGACAGTTTTGAAGCTCCGCTTGCACTCGTCGGAAAAGGCATCACTTTTGACACCGGCGGTTATTCCCTCAAGCCGAAAGACGGCATCGTCGGCATGAAAGGGGATATGGGCGGAGCTGCGGCTGTGCTTGGTGCAATGCGTGTCATCGGAGAGCTGAAGCCGGATAAGGACGTAGTAGCTGTCATTGCCTCCACTGACAATATGGTGTCAGGCAATGCCTTCAAACCGGATGATGTCATCACGTCGATGAGCGGCAAGACCATCGAAATCCTCAATACCGATGCAGAAGGGCGTTTGGTATTGGCGGATGCTGTCACGTACGCCAAACAGCTCGGCGCAAGCCAAGTGGTGGATGTGGCGACTTTGACAGGCGGCGTCATCGTCGCACTCGGCAAAGACAAAACAGGCGCGTTGACGAACGATGGCGCGTTTTACGAAAAGTTGCTTGACGTCTCGAAGAAAACGGGTGAGTTCATCTGGCAATTGCCGCTCACTGAAAGCGACAAAAAGCGGCTGCGCAAAAGCGATGTCGCAGACTTGAACAATTCACCGGGACGCGACGGCCATATGATTTTCGGTGGCGGCTTTGTCGGCGAGTTCGTCGGCGACACACCGTGGATCCATTTGGATATCGCCGGAA